Part of the Neisseria brasiliensis genome is shown below.
ATCGCTAGAAACCAACGCGCTACATGAAGCTTCTTTATTGATACGTTTAGCCAAACCTGCCAATACTTTGCCCGGGCCGCATTCGGCCGATTCGGTAATGCCTTCATTGACTAAGGCATTGACGGTTTCTGTCCAGCGCACGGGGCTGTAGAGTTGGCGAACCAAGGCATCTTTAATGGCTTCAGGATCGTCGTAAGTGGCCACGTCGGCGTTGTGAATCACGCGGATTTGTGGTTGTTTGATGTCGACTGTTTTTAAGGCTTCGGCCAGTTTTTCGGCAGCAGGTTTCATCAGGCTGCAATGTGAAGGGACGGATACAGGCAGAGGCAGAGCGCGTTTGGCGCCGGTTTCTTTGGCGGCAGCCATGGCGCGTTCTACGGCGTCGGCATTACCGGCAATAACGACTTGGCCGGGTGAATTGAAGTTAACGGCTTCCACTACTTCGCCTTGTTCGGCAGCAGCGCAGATGACTTTGACTTGCTCGTCCTCCAAGCCCAAGATGGCTGCCATGGCGCCCACGCCTTGCGGTACGGCCGAT
Proteins encoded:
- the fabD gene encoding ACP S-malonyltransferase, translating into MSFAFFFPGQGSQSLGMMNGFSEQAVVKATFDEASAALGQDLWAMINGDNADLIGQTVNTQPIMLAAGVATYRAYLEAGGQAPAVVAGHSLGEYTALVAAEALEFADAVKLVRLRAELMQSAVPQGVGAMAAILGLEDEQVKVICAAAEQGEVVEAVNFNSPGQVVIAGNADAVERAMAAAKETGAKRALPLPVSVPSHCSLMKPAAEKLAEALKTVDIKQPQIRVIHNADVATYDDPEAIKDALVRQLYSPVRWTETVNALVNEGITESAECGPGKVLAGLAKRINKEASCSALVSSDNVKTFAEAH